A single genomic interval of Orcinus orca chromosome 19, mOrcOrc1.1, whole genome shotgun sequence harbors:
- the USH1G gene encoding pre-mRNA splicing regulator USH1G isoform X1, which produces MNDQYHRAARDGYLELLKEATRKELNAPDEDGMTPTLWAAYHGNLESLRLIVSRGGDPDKCDIWGNTPLHLAASNGHLHCLSFLVSFGANIWCLDNDYHTPLDMAAMKGHMECVRYLDSIAAKQSSLNPKLVGKLKDKAFREAERRIRECAKMQRKHHERMERRYRRELAERSDTLSFSSITSSTLSRRLHHLALGSHLPYSQATLHGTAKGKTKIQKKLERRKQGGEGTFKISEDGRKSVRSLSGLQLGSDVMFVRQGTYANPKEWGRAPLRDMFLSDEDSVSRATLAAEPARSEVSTDSGHDSLFTRPGLGTMVFRRNYLSSGLHGLGREDAALDGAGTPRGRLQSSPSLDDDSLGSANSLQDRSCGEELPWDELDLGLDEDLEPETSPLETFLASLHMEAFTTILRQEKIDLEALMLCSDLDLRSINVPLGPRKKIMGAVRRRRQALERPPALEDTEL; this is translated from the exons ATGAACGACCAGTACCACCGGGCGGCTCGGGACGGCTACCTGGAACTTCTCAAGGAGGCCACCAGGAAGGAGCTGAACGCCCCCGACGAGGATGGCATGACCCCTACCCTCTGGGCTGCTTACCACGGCAACCTGGAGTCACTGCGCCTCATCGTGAGTCGAGG GGGTGACCCGGACAAGTGTGACATTTGGGGCAACACGCCCCTGCACCTGGCAGCTTCCAATGGCCACCTGCACTGCCTCTCCTTCCTGGTGTCCTTCGGGGCCAACATCTGGTGCCTGGACAACGATTACCACACGCCGCTGGACATGGCCGCCATGAAGGGCCACATGGAATGCGTGCGCTACCTGGACTCCATCGCGGCCAAGCAGAGCAGCCTCAACCCCAAGCTGGTGGGCAAGCTGAAGGACAAGGCCTTCCGCGAGGCGGAGCGGCGCATTCGCGAGTGCGCTAAGATGCAGCGCAAGCACCACGAGCGCATGGAACGGCGTTACCGGCGCGAGCTGGCCGAGCGCTCGGACACACTCAGCTTCTCCAGCATCACGTCCAGCACCCTGAGCCGCCGGCTGCATCATCTGGCGCTCGGCAGCCACCTGCCCTACTCGCAGGCCACGCTGCACGGCACCGCCAAGGGCAAGACCAAGATCCAGAAGAAGCTGGAGCGGCGCAAGCAGGGCGGCGAAGGCACCTTCAAGATCTCCGAGGACGGCCGCAAGAGCGTGCGCTCGCTCTCGGGCCTGCAGCTGGGCAGTGACGTGATGTTTGTGCGCCAGGGCACCTACGCCAACCCCAAGGAGTGGGGCCGCGCCCCGCTCAGGGACATGTTCCTCTCCGACGAGGACAGCGTCTCCCGTGCCACACTGGCGGCCGAGCCTGCGCGCTCGGAGGTCAGCACCGACTCAGGCCACGACTCCCTGTTTACCCGCCCGGGCCTGGGCACCATGGTGTTCCGCAGGAACTACCTGAGCAGCGGGCTGCACGGCCTGGGCCGCGAGGACGCGGCGCTGGACGGCGCGGGCACGCCGCGGGGTCGGCTTCAGAGCTCCCCCAGCCTCGACGACGACAGCCTGGGCAGTGCCAACAGCCTGCAGGACCGCAGCTGCGGGGAGGAGCTGCCCTGGGACGAGCTGGACTTGGGCCTGGATGAAGACCTGGAGCCCGAGACGAGCCCGCTGGAGACGTTCCTGGCCTCCCTGCACATGGAGGCCTTCACCACCATCCTGCGGCAGGAGAAGATCGACCTCGAGGCACTCATGCTGTGCTCGGACCTCGACCTCCGCAGCATCAACGTCCCCCTGGGACCCCGCAAGAAGATCATGGGGGCCGTGCGGAGGCGGAGGCAGGCGCTGGAGCGCCCGCCGGCCCTGGAGGACACAGAGTT aTAA
- the USH1G gene encoding pre-mRNA splicing regulator USH1G isoform X2: protein MNDQYHRAARDGYLELLKEATRKELNAPDEDGMTPTLWAAYHGNLESLRLIVSRGGDPDKCDIWGNTPLHLAASNGHLHCLSFLVSFGANIWCLDNDYHTPLDMAAMKGHMECVRYLDSIAAKQSSLNPKLVGKLKDKAFREAERRIRECAKMQRKHHERMERRYRRELAERSDTLSFSSITSSTLSRRLHHLALGSHLPYSQATLHGTAKGKTKIQKKLERRKQGGEGTFKISEDGRKSVRSLSGLQLGSDVMFVRQGTYANPKEWGRAPLRDMFLSDEDSVSRATLAAEPARSEVSTDSGHDSLFTRPGLGTMVFRRNYLSSGLHGLGREDAALDGAGTPRGRLQSSPSLDDDSLGSANSLQDRSCGEELPWDELDLGLDEDLEPETSPLETFLASLHMEAFTTILRQEKIDLEALMLCSDLDLRSINVPLGPRKKIMGAVRRRRQALERPPALEDTEL from the exons ATGAACGACCAGTACCACCGGGCGGCTCGGGACGGCTACCTGGAACTTCTCAAGGAGGCCACCAGGAAGGAGCTGAACGCCCCCGACGAGGATGGCATGACCCCTACCCTCTGGGCTGCTTACCACGGCAACCTGGAGTCACTGCGCCTCATCGTGAGTCGAGG GGGTGACCCGGACAAGTGTGACATTTGGGGCAACACGCCCCTGCACCTGGCAGCTTCCAATGGCCACCTGCACTGCCTCTCCTTCCTGGTGTCCTTCGGGGCCAACATCTGGTGCCTGGACAACGATTACCACACGCCGCTGGACATGGCCGCCATGAAGGGCCACATGGAATGCGTGCGCTACCTGGACTCCATCGCGGCCAAGCAGAGCAGCCTCAACCCCAAGCTGGTGGGCAAGCTGAAGGACAAGGCCTTCCGCGAGGCGGAGCGGCGCATTCGCGAGTGCGCTAAGATGCAGCGCAAGCACCACGAGCGCATGGAACGGCGTTACCGGCGCGAGCTGGCCGAGCGCTCGGACACACTCAGCTTCTCCAGCATCACGTCCAGCACCCTGAGCCGCCGGCTGCATCATCTGGCGCTCGGCAGCCACCTGCCCTACTCGCAGGCCACGCTGCACGGCACCGCCAAGGGCAAGACCAAGATCCAGAAGAAGCTGGAGCGGCGCAAGCAGGGCGGCGAAGGCACCTTCAAGATCTCCGAGGACGGCCGCAAGAGCGTGCGCTCGCTCTCGGGCCTGCAGCTGGGCAGTGACGTGATGTTTGTGCGCCAGGGCACCTACGCCAACCCCAAGGAGTGGGGCCGCGCCCCGCTCAGGGACATGTTCCTCTCCGACGAGGACAGCGTCTCCCGTGCCACACTGGCGGCCGAGCCTGCGCGCTCGGAGGTCAGCACCGACTCAGGCCACGACTCCCTGTTTACCCGCCCGGGCCTGGGCACCATGGTGTTCCGCAGGAACTACCTGAGCAGCGGGCTGCACGGCCTGGGCCGCGAGGACGCGGCGCTGGACGGCGCGGGCACGCCGCGGGGTCGGCTTCAGAGCTCCCCCAGCCTCGACGACGACAGCCTGGGCAGTGCCAACAGCCTGCAGGACCGCAGCTGCGGGGAGGAGCTGCCCTGGGACGAGCTGGACTTGGGCCTGGATGAAGACCTGGAGCCCGAGACGAGCCCGCTGGAGACGTTCCTGGCCTCCCTGCACATGGAGGCCTTCACCACCATCCTGCGGCAGGAGAAGATCGACCTCGAGGCACTCATGCTGTGCTCGGACCTCGACCTCCGCAGCATCAACGTCCCCCTGGGACCCCGCAAGAAGATCATGGGGGCCGTGCGGAGGCGGAGGCAGGCGCTGGAGCGCCCGCCGGCCCTGGAGGACACAGAGTTGTGA